From the Xenorhabdus ishibashii genome, one window contains:
- the priA gene encoding primosomal protein N' translates to MTVVQVALPVPLTRTFDYLLPTGLPLPAIGVRVFVPFGKRNAIGIVTGITDSSEFPPEQLKSISTILDVQPLFPSDLWQLLLWAVSYYHYPLGEVLFHALPVLLRQGKPAEFSPLWQWQVTEAGRELPLTQLKRSAKQQKALAALRQRPVYRHQVSELELSESALQSLKKKSLIALHPTQPEAENWRAHFKTIGERLKLNTEQATAVGAIRAEDKTFSPWLLAGITGSGKTEVYLSVLENILAQGKQALILVPEIGLTPQTIRRFRERFNAPIDVLHSALNDSERLAVWLKAKRGENAIVIGTRSALFTPFAHLGVIIIDEEHDNSYKQQEGWRYHARDLAVFRAKKESIPIIMGSATPALETLYNVQQGKYRQLTLTQRAGHAQPATQHLLDLKGLPLTVGLSQPLINRIGEHLKADNQVILFLNRRGYSPALLCHECGWIAECQRCDHYYTLHQNHRHLRCHHCDSQRPIPRQCPQCGSTNLIPVGLGTEQLEDGITKLFPDTAVTRIDRDTTSRKGALEQQLAEVHQGGARILIGTQMLAKGHHFPDVTLVALLDVDGALFSADFRAAERFAQLYTQVSGRAGRAGKRGEVVLQTHHPEHPLLQILLEKGYDAFAQQAMEERHQVHLPPFVSHILLRAEDQDNQQAPAFLQHMRQLFEHHPQHDGHLWIMGPVPALQAKRGGRYRWQLMIQHPSRIFLQKMMAGIYPQITALPQARKVKWNIDVDPTEN, encoded by the coding sequence ATGACAGTTGTTCAGGTTGCATTACCTGTCCCCCTAACTCGCACGTTTGATTATCTACTGCCTACAGGATTACCTTTGCCCGCTATCGGTGTTCGAGTATTCGTACCTTTTGGTAAGCGTAATGCGATAGGTATCGTCACTGGTATCACTGATAGCAGTGAATTTCCTCCTGAACAACTCAAGTCTATTTCCACTATTCTTGATGTCCAGCCCCTTTTTCCCAGCGATCTCTGGCAATTGCTCCTGTGGGCAGTCAGCTATTATCACTATCCGCTGGGAGAAGTTTTGTTTCATGCCCTGCCAGTCTTGCTACGGCAGGGAAAACCGGCAGAATTTTCCCCACTCTGGCAATGGCAAGTCACTGAGGCAGGCCGTGAACTCCCGCTTACACAACTCAAGCGCTCCGCCAAACAACAAAAGGCGTTGGCCGCTTTGCGCCAACGCCCCGTTTATCGTCATCAAGTCTCTGAATTGGAGTTAAGTGAAAGCGCACTGCAATCACTGAAAAAGAAATCACTGATCGCTCTGCATCCCACCCAGCCAGAAGCGGAAAATTGGCGTGCGCATTTTAAAACCATTGGCGAGCGGTTAAAGCTCAATACAGAGCAAGCTACTGCGGTCGGTGCCATCCGCGCAGAAGATAAAACTTTTTCTCCGTGGCTACTGGCAGGGATCACAGGATCGGGTAAAACAGAAGTCTATCTTAGTGTACTGGAGAACATTCTTGCACAAGGTAAACAGGCTCTCATTTTAGTGCCGGAAATTGGTTTGACGCCACAGACTATCCGCCGATTCCGTGAACGTTTTAACGCCCCTATCGATGTTCTGCACTCAGCCTTGAATGACAGCGAACGGTTGGCAGTCTGGCTGAAAGCGAAAAGAGGGGAAAATGCCATCGTCATCGGTACACGATCTGCCCTGTTTACCCCCTTTGCACATCTGGGGGTCATTATTATCGATGAAGAACATGACAACTCTTACAAACAGCAAGAAGGCTGGCGCTATCATGCCCGCGATCTGGCAGTGTTTCGGGCGAAAAAAGAGAGCATTCCGATTATTATGGGTTCTGCCACTCCCGCACTGGAAACGCTATATAATGTGCAACAGGGGAAATATCGCCAGCTAACCTTAACTCAACGGGCAGGCCACGCTCAACCAGCCACGCAGCATTTACTCGATCTGAAAGGCTTGCCATTGACGGTTGGATTATCCCAGCCGCTCATCAATCGCATTGGTGAACATCTCAAAGCTGACAATCAGGTGATCCTATTTCTGAATCGTCGTGGCTATTCTCCTGCCCTGCTCTGTCACGAATGCGGCTGGATAGCAGAATGCCAACGTTGTGATCACTATTACACCCTACACCAAAATCATCGCCACCTTCGCTGCCATCACTGTGATAGCCAGCGCCCAATCCCACGCCAATGCCCGCAATGCGGCTCTACTAACCTAATTCCCGTAGGCTTAGGCACTGAGCAACTTGAAGATGGCATTACAAAACTGTTTCCCGATACTGCGGTTACCCGTATTGACCGTGATACCACCAGCCGCAAAGGGGCACTGGAACAGCAACTGGCCGAAGTACATCAAGGTGGTGCCCGCATTTTGATTGGTACTCAAATGTTGGCGAAAGGCCACCATTTCCCCGATGTGACACTGGTCGCCTTATTGGACGTCGATGGTGCCCTGTTTTCTGCTGATTTTCGGGCTGCTGAACGTTTTGCCCAACTCTATACTCAAGTCTCCGGTCGGGCAGGACGAGCAGGAAAGCGAGGAGAAGTCGTCCTCCAGACCCATCACCCAGAGCATCCACTTTTGCAAATATTGTTGGAAAAAGGCTACGATGCCTTTGCCCAGCAAGCGATGGAAGAACGCCATCAAGTTCATTTGCCACCTTTTGTGAGCCATATTCTGCTCCGCGCAGAAGATCAGGATAATCAACAAGCCCCCGCATTTTTGCAACACATGCGCCAACTGTTTGAACATCATCCACAACATGATGGTCATTTATGGATCATGGGACCAGTACCCGCATTACAGGCTAAACGTGGCGGCCGTTATCGTTGGCAGTTGATGATTCAGCATCCTTCGCGCATTTTCCTCCAGAAAATGATGGCCGGAATCTATCCTCAAATCACCGCATTGCCACAAGCACGGAAAGTGAAATGGAACATTGATGTTGATCCCACTGAAAATTGA
- the rpmE gene encoding 50S ribosomal protein L31, with protein sequence MKQGIHPKYEEITASCSCGNVIKINSTVAHNLNLDVCGACHPFYTGKQRDVATGGRVDRFNKRFSVPGTKK encoded by the coding sequence ATGAAACAAGGTATCCATCCTAAATATGAAGAAATTACTGCATCTTGCTCTTGCGGTAATGTAATCAAAATCAACTCTACTGTAGCTCACAATCTGAACCTGGACGTCTGTGGTGCATGCCACCCGTTCTATACCGGTAAGCAGCGTGATGTTGCAACTGGTGGTCGTGTTGATCGCTTTAACAAACGTTTCAGCGTTCCAGGTACTAAGAAGTAA
- the ppc gene encoding phosphoenolpyruvate carboxylase — protein MNQQYSAMRSNVSMLGKLLGDTIKEALGEDILDKVETIRKLSKSSRAGNETHRQQLLSTLENLSNDELLPVARAFNQFLNLTNVAEQYHSISPHGEAASNPVALAALFNRLKDKQFSNDDLIKAVNELAIELVLTAHPTEIARRTLIHKLVEVNGCLAQLDHDDLADYERNNIMRRLRQLIAQSWHTDEIRKNRPTPIDEAKWGFAVVENSLWEGVPAFLREFNEQLEESIDHSLPVEAVPVRFTSWMGGDRDGNPNVTAEITRHVLLLSRWKAADLFLKDIQVLVSELSMSECTPALRQIAGGEHVLEPYREIAKQLRTQLSNTLAYLEKCLKGEQALPPADLLLHNEQLWQPLYACYQSLKNCGMEIIANGQLLDTLRRIRCFGLSLVRIDIRQESTRHTDAIAELTQYLAMGDYASWPEAEKQAFLLRELQSKRPLTPRDWQPSAETQEIFDTCKVIAESPQDSIAAYVISMAKVPSDVLAVKLLLKEAGCPLSLPVAPLFETLDDLNNAEGVIRQLLGIKWYRDLIKDKQMVMIGYSDSAKDAGVMAASWAQYRAQDALIKVCEKEGVTLTLFHGRGGTIGRGGAPAHSALLSQPPGSLKGGFRVTEQGEMIRFKFGLPQVTISSLALYASAILEANLLPPPEPKPEWHQIMDTLSDISCDMYRDYVREQPEFVPYFRAATPEQELAKLPLGSRPAKRRPTGGVESLRAIPWIFAWTQNRLMLPAWLGAGAALQRVIDAGNLPVLTDMCRDWPFFNTRIAMLEMVFAKADLWLAEYYDQRLVEPKLWPLGVKLRNQLAEDIETVLTIAQDEQLMADLPWIAESIALRNVYTDPLNVLQAELLQRSRQQENPDPHLEQALMVTIAGVAAGMRNTG, from the coding sequence ATGAATCAACAATATTCTGCAATGCGAAGTAATGTCAGTATGCTCGGTAAGTTGCTGGGCGATACAATTAAAGAAGCTTTGGGAGAAGATATTCTTGATAAAGTTGAAACGATCAGGAAGTTATCTAAATCATCCAGAGCAGGTAACGAAACTCATCGCCAGCAACTTTTATCGACGTTGGAAAATTTATCCAATGATGAATTATTGCCTGTTGCCCGCGCGTTTAACCAGTTCTTAAACCTGACTAATGTTGCCGAACAATATCACAGCATTTCTCCACATGGCGAAGCGGCAAGTAATCCGGTAGCACTGGCAGCATTGTTCAACCGGCTCAAAGACAAACAATTCAGCAATGACGATTTGATCAAGGCAGTCAATGAGCTGGCGATTGAATTGGTTCTGACCGCTCATCCGACAGAAATTGCCCGCCGTACCCTGATTCATAAGCTGGTTGAAGTTAATGGCTGTCTGGCACAGCTTGATCATGACGATTTGGCCGATTATGAACGTAATAACATCATGCGCCGACTGCGTCAGTTGATTGCCCAATCATGGCATACGGATGAGATCCGTAAGAACCGTCCTACTCCAATTGATGAAGCAAAATGGGGTTTTGCTGTGGTTGAAAACAGCTTGTGGGAAGGTGTGCCGGCATTTTTGCGAGAATTCAATGAGCAACTGGAAGAATCCATTGATCATAGCTTGCCAGTGGAAGCGGTGCCGGTACGTTTTACTTCTTGGATGGGAGGCGATCGTGATGGTAATCCTAATGTTACCGCCGAAATTACTCGTCATGTTTTATTGCTGAGCCGTTGGAAGGCTGCCGATCTGTTCTTGAAAGACATTCAGGTTTTAGTTTCTGAACTCTCGATGTCGGAATGTACGCCCGCACTTCGCCAAATAGCGGGAGGTGAGCATGTTTTAGAGCCTTACCGTGAGATTGCCAAACAATTGCGCACGCAATTAAGTAACACGCTGGCCTATCTGGAAAAATGTCTTAAAGGCGAGCAAGCGCTACCACCAGCGGATCTACTTCTGCATAACGAACAGCTATGGCAACCGCTATATGCCTGTTATCAATCCCTGAAAAATTGTGGTATGGAAATTATCGCAAACGGGCAATTACTGGATACCTTGCGTCGCATTCGTTGCTTTGGTTTGTCTTTGGTGCGCATTGATATCCGTCAGGAAAGTACCCGCCATACTGATGCGATTGCTGAGCTGACGCAATATCTGGCAATGGGAGATTATGCGAGTTGGCCTGAAGCCGAAAAACAGGCGTTTTTGTTGAGAGAGTTGCAATCAAAACGTCCTCTAACCCCGCGTGATTGGCAGCCAAGCGCAGAAACGCAAGAAATTTTCGATACCTGCAAGGTTATTGCTGAATCACCACAAGATTCGATTGCGGCTTATGTTATTTCCATGGCAAAAGTGCCTTCTGATGTCTTGGCAGTGAAATTATTGCTGAAAGAAGCGGGATGCCCATTGTCATTGCCTGTCGCGCCGTTGTTTGAAACCCTTGATGATCTGAACAATGCAGAAGGCGTGATTCGACAACTATTGGGAATTAAGTGGTATCGCGATCTAATTAAAGATAAGCAGATGGTGATGATTGGTTACTCCGATTCGGCCAAAGATGCAGGGGTGATGGCGGCATCGTGGGCACAATATCGGGCACAGGATGCATTAATCAAAGTGTGTGAAAAAGAGGGAGTGACACTGACCCTGTTCCACGGGCGTGGTGGCACAATTGGCCGTGGTGGTGCTCCTGCCCATTCGGCGTTACTCTCCCAACCACCGGGTAGCCTGAAAGGCGGGTTTCGCGTAACGGAGCAGGGAGAAATGATCCGCTTTAAGTTTGGTTTACCGCAGGTAACGATCAGTAGTTTGGCCTTGTATGCCAGTGCGATTTTGGAAGCAAACTTATTGCCGCCACCGGAGCCGAAACCGGAATGGCACCAGATTATGGATACACTCTCCGATATTTCCTGTGACATGTATCGTGATTATGTGCGTGAGCAACCGGAATTTGTGCCTTATTTTCGGGCAGCAACACCGGAACAAGAGTTGGCAAAACTGCCTTTGGGTTCGCGGCCGGCTAAACGACGCCCGACAGGAGGCGTTGAAAGCTTGCGAGCGATCCCGTGGATATTTGCCTGGACGCAAAACCGCTTGATGTTGCCTGCATGGTTAGGCGCTGGTGCAGCGCTGCAACGAGTGATCGATGCTGGTAACTTGCCAGTTTTAACGGATATGTGTCGCGATTGGCCATTCTTCAATACGCGTATTGCCATGTTGGAGATGGTGTTTGCCAAAGCAGATCTGTGGTTAGCCGAATATTACGATCAGCGTTTGGTAGAACCGAAGCTGTGGCCGTTAGGCGTAAAATTGCGTAACCAACTGGCAGAGGATATCGAAACGGTATTGACCATTGCACAAGATGAACAATTGATGGCAGATTTGCCGTGGATCGCCGAATCTATCGCCTTGCGTAACGTGTATACCGATCCGTTGAACGTACTACAGGCCGAATTACTACAGCGTTCCCGTCAGCAGGAAAATCCTGATCCACATCTTGAGCAGGCGCTGATGGTGACAATTGCCGGCGTTGCGGCAGGCATGCGCAATACAGGATAG
- the metJ gene encoding met regulon transcriptional regulator MetJ, with product MAEWNGEYVSPYAEHGKKSEQVKKITVSIPLKVLKILTDERTRRQVNNLRHATNSELLCEAFLHAFTGQPLPNDDDLRKERHDEIPEAAKIMMRELGIDPETWEY from the coding sequence ATGGCTGAGTGGAATGGTGAGTATGTCAGCCCTTATGCTGAACATGGCAAAAAAAGTGAACAGGTCAAAAAAATTACAGTTTCAATTCCGCTAAAGGTATTGAAAATCCTGACTGATGAGCGCACTCGCCGTCAGGTAAATAATCTGCGTCATGCAACAAACAGCGAATTGTTGTGTGAAGCTTTTCTGCATGCGTTCACTGGACAGCCTCTGCCTAATGATGATGATTTGCGCAAAGAACGCCATGATGAAATCCCGGAAGCCGCGAAAATCATGATGCGTGAGCTCGGTATTGATCCGGAAACGTGGGAATATTGA
- the metB gene encoding cystathionine gamma-synthase, with product MGCKQATIAVHSGSNIDEQYGCVVPPIYLSSTYNFMGFNEPRAHDYSRRGNPGRDVVQQVLAELEGGAGAILTSSGMSAIHLLCTVFLQPGDLLVAPHDCYGGSYRLFDSLSKRGAYNVIFVDQSDEQALKQALTKKPKLVLIETPSNPLLRIVDIQYICELAHEVGALAVVDNTFLSPVLQKPLDLGADLVVHSCTKYLNGHSDLIAGAIIAKDSAIAEELAWWANNIGVTAAAFDSYLLLRGIRTLSARVLLQQKNAAAIVDYLQQQPQVKKLFYPALKNHPGHEIAVKQQQGFGAMLSFELDGDELAMRRFLSALKLFTLAESLGGVESLISHTATMTHAGMSAEARAQAGITDLLLRVSVGIEDSQDLIADLDTAFQAAETR from the coding sequence ATGGGATGTAAGCAAGCGACAATTGCGGTTCACAGTGGTTCAAATATTGATGAACAATATGGTTGTGTTGTTCCTCCTATCTATCTTTCCAGTACCTATAATTTTATGGGTTTCAATGAGCCAAGGGCGCATGATTACTCACGTCGTGGCAACCCTGGCCGTGATGTAGTTCAACAGGTTTTGGCTGAGTTAGAAGGGGGTGCCGGCGCCATCTTGACCAGCAGTGGCATGTCAGCGATCCATCTGCTCTGTACGGTATTCCTGCAACCAGGGGACTTATTGGTAGCGCCTCATGATTGTTATGGTGGTAGTTACCGCCTGTTTGACAGTCTAAGTAAGCGCGGTGCATACAATGTGATTTTTGTTGATCAGTCAGATGAGCAAGCACTGAAACAAGCGTTGACTAAAAAACCCAAATTGGTACTGATTGAAACACCGAGTAATCCTCTGTTACGGATCGTGGATATTCAATACATTTGTGAATTGGCTCATGAAGTGGGAGCCTTGGCTGTCGTCGACAACACTTTCTTAAGTCCGGTACTGCAAAAGCCATTGGATTTGGGGGCGGATTTAGTGGTGCATTCCTGCACGAAATATTTGAATGGACACTCTGATCTGATTGCGGGAGCCATTATCGCTAAAGATTCAGCTATCGCGGAAGAGTTGGCTTGGTGGGCGAACAATATTGGAGTGACGGCCGCGGCTTTTGATAGCTATCTGTTACTGCGTGGCATTCGTACATTATCTGCCCGCGTATTGCTCCAACAAAAAAATGCTGCTGCCATTGTGGATTATCTGCAACAGCAACCCCAAGTGAAAAAACTCTTCTATCCTGCGTTGAAAAACCATCCAGGGCATGAAATTGCGGTTAAACAACAACAAGGGTTTGGGGCGATGCTAAGTTTCGAACTGGATGGTGATGAACTGGCCATGCGTCGTTTTTTATCTGCGTTAAAATTATTTACTTTGGCTGAATCTCTCGGTGGTGTGGAATCGTTGATTTCCCATACCGCAACAATGACACACGCGGGAATGTCGGCAGAAGCAAGGGCTCAGGCAGGGATTACGGATTTGCTTCTTCGTGTCTCTGTAGGAATTGAAGATAGTCAGGATTTAATTGCTGATCTGGACACTGCGTTTCAGGCAGCGGAAACGAGGTAA
- the metF gene encoding methylenetetrahydrofolate reductase, producing the protein MSFFHANQREALNQNLAELEGQIRVSFEFFPPRTAEMEQTLWKSIDRLSKLRPKFVSVTYGANSGERDRTHSIIKGIKEKTGLDAAPHLTCIDASREELSNIAHDYWQNGIRHIVALRGDLPANGCKPEMYGADLVELLKKEADFDISVAAYPEVHPEAKSAQADLINLKRKIDAGANRAITQFFFDVESYLRFRDRCVATGIDVEIVPGILPVSNFRQLQRFASMTNVRIPSWMTRMFEGLDDDPESRNLVGASIAMDMVKILSREGVKDFHFYTLNRAELSYAICHTLGVRPC; encoded by the coding sequence ATGAGTTTTTTTCACGCTAATCAGCGAGAAGCGCTGAACCAGAATCTGGCTGAACTTGAAGGGCAAATTCGTGTTTCCTTTGAATTCTTTCCACCCAGAACGGCTGAGATGGAACAAACCCTGTGGAAATCCATTGATCGCTTGAGCAAGCTGAGACCTAAGTTTGTTTCTGTTACCTATGGTGCCAACTCTGGCGAACGCGATCGCACTCATAGCATTATCAAGGGCATTAAAGAAAAAACAGGCCTTGATGCCGCCCCACACCTGACTTGCATTGATGCCAGCCGTGAAGAACTAAGCAACATTGCTCATGATTATTGGCAAAACGGTATTCGTCATATTGTGGCATTACGTGGTGATTTACCGGCTAACGGTTGTAAACCAGAAATGTATGGTGCTGATTTAGTTGAGCTATTAAAAAAAGAAGCGGATTTTGATATCTCTGTTGCCGCTTATCCAGAAGTGCATCCAGAAGCGAAAAGTGCACAGGCAGACTTGATCAATTTAAAACGTAAAATTGATGCCGGAGCCAATCGCGCCATTACCCAATTCTTTTTTGATGTAGAGAGTTATCTGCGTTTTCGTGATCGTTGTGTCGCAACAGGAATTGACGTAGAAATTGTACCAGGGATCTTACCAGTCTCGAACTTCCGTCAATTGCAGCGATTTGCTTCAATGACTAACGTTCGGATCCCAAGCTGGATGACCAGAATGTTTGAAGGATTAGATGATGATCCGGAAAGTCGCAACTTAGTCGGTGCATCTATTGCAATGGATATGGTGAAAATTCTCAGTCGTGAGGGCGTGAAAGATTTTCATTTTTATACTCTGAATCGGGCAGAATTGAGTTATGCCATCTGCCATACATTGGGAGTACGCCCTTGTTAA
- a CDS encoding bifunctional aspartate kinase/homoserine dehydrogenase II, which yields MSTLATAGAESARQLHKFGGSSLADVKCYQRVAEIMVNYSQPGDLMVVSAAGSTTNQLIDWLKLSQSDRISAHQIQQSLRRYQQELIRGLLPEAIAEELNAMFIADLERLSVLLDKPITDITYAEVVGHGEIWSARLMAAVLENQGISSAWLDARQFLRAERIAQPQVDISLSQPLLSQLLIQNPNKRLVVTGFISSNQKGETVLLGRNGSDYSATQVGALAGAKKVTIWSDVAGVYSADPRKVKDACLLPLLRLDEASELARLAAPVLHTRTLQPVSLSDIELQLRCSYQPEQGSTRIERVLATGTGAKIVTSHDDVCLIELHVSSTHDFKQIYKDIDSLLKRAQIRPLATGLHADCNLIQLCYTAEIVNSALDVLQDASLPGKLSLREGLALVALVGAGVCKNPLHSHRFYQQLKDQPVEFIWHAEDDISLVAVLRLNQTSHLIQGLHQSLFRAEKRIGLVLFGKGNIGSRWLELFAREQKNISARSDFEFILAGVVDSRRSLLNYQGIDASRALAFFDDEATEHEEDALFLWMRAHPYDDLVVLDVTASEELAKEYIYFASYGFHVISANKVAGSSSSNTYRMIRDAFAKTGRHWLYNATVGAGLPINHSVRDLRESGDTILSISGIFSGTLSWLFLQFDGSVPFSDLVEQAWQQGLTEPDPRIDLSGQDVMRKLVILAREAGYEIEPDHVRIESLVQEEARSGSIEEFFENSAAINEQMLRRLEAAREMGMVLRYVARFDASGKAKVGVEAVRSDHPLASLLPADNVFAIESRWYRDNPLVIRGPGAGRDVTAGAIQSDLNRLSQLL from the coding sequence ATGAGTACATTGGCAACAGCAGGGGCGGAATCTGCCCGTCAGTTACATAAATTTGGTGGCAGTAGTCTGGCTGATGTGAAATGTTATCAGCGGGTTGCTGAAATTATGGTGAATTACAGCCAGCCGGGTGATTTGATGGTGGTATCGGCTGCGGGGAGTACAACCAACCAGTTGATCGATTGGCTGAAGTTAAGTCAGAGTGACCGAATATCCGCACATCAAATACAGCAGTCTTTGCGGCGTTACCAGCAAGAATTGATCCGTGGTTTGTTGCCCGAAGCAATTGCAGAAGAACTAAACGCAATGTTTATCGCTGATCTGGAAAGATTGAGTGTATTGTTGGACAAGCCCATCACAGATATTACATATGCGGAAGTTGTTGGTCATGGCGAGATCTGGTCTGCCCGTTTAATGGCGGCAGTGCTGGAAAATCAAGGTATCTCCAGTGCATGGCTGGATGCGCGTCAATTCCTGCGGGCAGAGCGCATTGCTCAGCCGCAAGTTGATATCAGTTTATCTCAGCCTCTGCTTAGTCAATTATTGATCCAAAACCCCAATAAGCGTTTAGTGGTTACCGGTTTTATCTCCAGTAATCAGAAGGGGGAAACGGTATTATTGGGGCGCAATGGCAGTGACTATTCTGCTACCCAAGTTGGGGCTTTGGCGGGAGCCAAAAAAGTCACAATTTGGAGTGATGTGGCGGGGGTTTACAGTGCTGATCCGCGCAAAGTCAAAGATGCCTGCCTGCTGCCATTGCTGCGTTTGGACGAAGCCAGTGAATTAGCACGTTTGGCCGCGCCCGTGCTTCATACCCGTACATTGCAGCCTGTTTCTCTCAGCGATATTGAACTGCAATTGCGTTGCAGTTACCAGCCTGAACAAGGCTCCACCCGTATTGAACGAGTGCTGGCAACGGGAACTGGCGCCAAAATTGTGACCAGCCATGATGATGTCTGCCTGATTGAATTGCATGTTTCTTCTACCCACGATTTCAAGCAAATTTACAAGGATATTGATTCTTTGTTGAAGCGTGCTCAAATCCGGCCATTGGCAACAGGATTACATGCAGATTGCAACTTGATCCAACTTTGCTATACCGCTGAGATTGTGAATAGCGCTCTTGATGTTTTGCAGGATGCTTCCTTACCCGGCAAACTTTCTTTGCGTGAAGGCCTGGCGCTGGTGGCGTTAGTGGGAGCAGGGGTATGCAAAAATCCGCTGCATAGCCATCGTTTTTATCAACAATTAAAAGATCAGCCAGTTGAATTTATCTGGCATGCAGAAGATGACATTAGTCTGGTTGCTGTACTGCGTTTAAATCAGACATCGCATTTGATTCAGGGATTGCACCAAAGCCTGTTTAGGGCAGAAAAACGCATTGGTTTGGTGCTGTTTGGTAAAGGGAATATTGGTTCCCGTTGGCTGGAACTGTTTGCTCGTGAGCAGAAAAATATTTCCGCTCGCAGCGATTTTGAATTTATTCTGGCGGGTGTCGTCGATAGTCGTAGGAGTTTGCTGAATTATCAGGGTATTGATGCCAGTCGGGCATTGGCCTTCTTTGATGACGAAGCGACTGAACATGAAGAAGATGCTCTGTTTTTATGGATGCGGGCACATCCTTATGATGATTTAGTGGTATTGGATGTCACGGCAAGTGAAGAATTGGCCAAAGAGTATATCTACTTTGCCAGTTATGGATTCCACGTTATCAGTGCCAACAAAGTCGCAGGTTCTTCCAGCAGCAATACATACCGTATGATCCGCGATGCTTTTGCAAAAACAGGGCGTCATTGGTTATACAACGCCACAGTGGGTGCAGGGCTACCGATTAACCATTCAGTCAGGGATCTGCGGGAAAGCGGTGATACCATTTTGTCCATCAGTGGTATTTTTTCCGGCACATTATCCTGGCTGTTCTTGCAGTTTGATGGCTCTGTGCCTTTCAGTGATTTAGTTGAACAAGCATGGCAACAGGGGTTAACGGAACCTGATCCGCGCATTGATCTTTCTGGTCAGGATGTGATGCGTAAGCTGGTTATTCTGGCACGCGAAGCGGGTTATGAAATAGAGCCTGATCATGTACGTATTGAATCGTTGGTGCAGGAAGAGGCTCGTAGCGGTTCTATCGAAGAATTCTTTGAAAATAGTGCTGCTATTAATGAACAGATGTTGCGACGGTTGGAAGCGGCACGGGAAATGGGCATGGTACTACGGTATGTTGCACGTTTTGATGCCAGTGGTAAGGCAAAAGTTGGTGTGGAAGCAGTGCGTAGCGATCATCCATTAGCTTCGCTGCTGCCGGCAGATAATGTCTTTGCGATAGAAAGCCGTTGGTATCGTGATAATCCGTTAGTGATCCGTGGGCCAGGAGCGGGACGAGATGTCACCGCGGGAGCAATCCAATCGGATTTAAATCGACTGTCGCAACTTCTGTAG